The Clostridium chauvoei genome has a window encoding:
- a CDS encoding leucyl aminopeptidase gives MMNISFNSMTCSQVDTLIMYLLEDNLETPNEEINKVIDSLEKRDLFKGKEGQSYIFNREVNSEFQTVILMGLGKEENLSLEIIRKTVGKSIKKCKELKLLKIFLRVPNTNKLSVKDMAKAFTYSAKLANYTFDKYKTSKKENVELNISIGVHNIDNEVKESVDLFIEEGTALADAVILARNLVNEPSNVIYPETLAEETIKIGVDSGFEVEVYDLEKIKELKMEAFYNVAKASINEPKFIIMRYFGDEDNKDNILGLVGKGLTYDSGGYSIKPTGSMVDMKSDMGGAAAVIGAMSVIAKRKLKANVIAVVAACENLIAGNGYKPGEVIGSMAGKTIEVVNTDAEGRLTLVDAVHYIIENENAKEIIDVATLTGAALHALGETTTAVVTNNEEFYKELKEISEYTGEKVWQLPTFDEYKKLIKSDIADLKNSGGRLAGTITAGLFIEAFVQNKPWLHLDVAGTAWASSSSEYGIKGGTGVPVSTLYELVKKRQK, from the coding sequence ATAATGAATATTTCATTTAATAGCATGACGTGCTCACAAGTAGATACTTTAATTATGTATTTATTAGAGGATAATTTAGAAACACCTAATGAAGAGATTAATAAAGTAATAGATTCATTAGAAAAAAGAGATTTATTTAAAGGAAAAGAAGGTCAAAGTTATATATTTAATAGAGAGGTTAATTCAGAGTTTCAAACTGTAATTTTAATGGGATTAGGCAAAGAAGAAAACTTAAGTTTAGAAATTATTAGAAAAACAGTTGGAAAAAGCATTAAGAAATGCAAAGAATTAAAATTATTAAAAATATTTTTAAGAGTACCAAATACAAATAAATTATCAGTAAAGGATATGGCTAAAGCTTTTACATATTCAGCAAAGTTAGCAAATTACACTTTTGATAAATATAAAACATCTAAAAAGGAAAATGTTGAATTAAATATTTCAATAGGCGTTCATAATATAGACAATGAAGTTAAGGAATCAGTAGATTTATTTATTGAAGAGGGAACTGCTTTAGCAGATGCAGTAATACTAGCTAGAAATTTAGTAAATGAGCCATCTAATGTTATTTACCCGGAAACATTAGCAGAAGAAACTATTAAAATTGGAGTTGATAGTGGATTTGAAGTTGAGGTTTATGATTTAGAGAAAATAAAAGAATTAAAGATGGAAGCTTTCTATAATGTAGCAAAAGCATCAATAAATGAACCTAAATTTATTATTATGAGGTATTTTGGTGATGAAGATAATAAAGATAATATATTAGGATTAGTAGGAAAAGGCTTAACTTATGATTCAGGTGGATATTCTATAAAACCTACAGGTAGTATGGTAGATATGAAATCTGATATGGGTGGAGCAGCTGCTGTAATCGGAGCAATGTCTGTAATTGCTAAAAGAAAACTTAAAGCAAATGTTATAGCTGTAGTAGCTGCTTGTGAAAATTTAATAGCAGGAAATGGATATAAGCCTGGAGAAGTTATAGGATCTATGGCAGGAAAAACTATAGAGGTAGTAAATACTGATGCTGAAGGAAGATTAACCTTAGTAGATGCAGTTCACTATATAATAGAAAATGAAAATGCTAAAGAAATTATAGATGTTGCTACATTAACAGGAGCGGCATTGCATGCATTAGGTGAAACTACAACAGCGGTAGTAACTAATAATGAAGAATTTTATAAAGAACTAAAAGAAATATCTGAATATACAGGAGAAAAGGTTTGGCAACTACCAACTTTTGATGAATATAAAAAATTAATTAAATCTGATATTGCTGATTTAAAGAATAGTGGTGGTAGATTAGCTGGAACTATAACAGCAGGATTATTTATAGAAGCCTTTGTTCAAAATAAACCCTGGTTACATTTAGATGTAGCAGGAACAGCTTGGGCTTCATCATCAAGCGAATATGGAATAAAAGGTGGTACAGGAGTACCGGTAAGCACATTATATGAATTAGTAAAAAAGAGACAAAAATAA
- a CDS encoding xanthine phosphoribosyltransferase codes for MEALKKKILEEGNIREGNILKVDCFLNHQMDIKFFNEIGKAFKERFKDQKIDKILTIEASGIGIAAIVSQYFDYVPVVFAKKTESLNLDKEVFESEVHSFTKKKTYKVRVGKNFIKKEENILIIDDFLAQGCATKGMIDIVRQAEGNIIGVGIVIEKGFQEGRKVLEEMGIRVESLAIIDRFENNTVIFK; via the coding sequence ATGGAAGCATTAAAGAAAAAAATATTAGAAGAAGGTAACATAAGAGAAGGTAATATATTAAAGGTTGATTGTTTCTTAAATCATCAAATGGATATTAAATTTTTTAATGAAATAGGAAAAGCATTTAAGGAAAGATTTAAGGATCAAAAAATTGATAAAATACTTACAATAGAAGCTTCAGGGATAGGAATTGCAGCTATTGTTTCACAATATTTTGATTATGTACCAGTAGTTTTTGCGAAGAAAACGGAAAGTTTAAATTTAGACAAAGAAGTTTTTGAATCAGAAGTACATTCATTTACAAAAAAGAAAACTTATAAAGTTAGAGTAGGAAAAAACTTTATAAAAAAGGAAGAAAATATACTGATAATAGATGATTTTTTAGCTCAAGGTTGTGCAACAAAGGGTATGATAGATATAGTTAGACAAGCTGAAGGAAATATTATTGGTGTAGGAATAGTTATAGAAAAGGGTTTTCAAGAAGGAAGAAAAGTGCTTGAAGAAATGGGGATAAGAGTAGAATCTTTAGCTATAATAGATAGATTTGAAAATAATACAGTTATATTTAAATAA